Proteins encoded within one genomic window of Sphingomonas cannabina:
- a CDS encoding TonB-dependent receptor domain-containing protein encodes MLRSAASLAAMLPCAAQASNQAGSTAPPDIVVTASALDQKADETATPVITLSGDALVHRRQATLGDTLAGQPGISFDNFGGGASRPVIRGQTAPRVQALSDGANVQDASAISPDHAVTTEPLLLTGVEVLRGPAALLYGGGAIGGAINLLDEKVPTRLPDGGISGVAEGRIGTADDERSLVGGLTAGIGPFAFHAEGVHRSSDDYRVPKAFGASRVAGSYNDTSTFSVGGSWIGPDGYLGVAYTRQRSEYGLPGHSHDYEDCHPHGTHLHCGGHGHDDDDHDHDHGDDHDHDHEGVPFVKLRSERFDIRSDYRDPLPGFEKVRFRMSFTDYAHDEIEGDEVATTFRNKARDIRLELTHKPIAGLRGVFGVQHSESDFSALGEEAFLPESETRSTALFLMETLQAGPVRFELAGRQEWQTIETSLNRRVSHKPLSISGAAVWDIGGTYSLALSLARSQRAPNVQELYARGIHLATNTYELGTDTLGKETARSIDLTFRKTSGATTFTLGGYHQDFDNYIFAETLDRFEDFRLIRYTGADATFTGVDGEIRHQFTPDFGASLFGDYVRAKLRHGLGNLPRIPAGRLGGRADGKWGALSADVEYYHVFEQGRIASFETRTPGYDMVNATLSYRLDLAPGKTAELFVRGTNLANELAFNHASFIKEASPLRGRNFVFGLRTAF; translated from the coding sequence ATGCTCCGCTCCGCCGCATCGCTTGCGGCGATGCTGCCCTGCGCCGCGCAGGCGTCCAATCAGGCCGGCAGCACCGCGCCGCCCGATATCGTCGTCACCGCCTCCGCGCTCGACCAGAAGGCGGACGAGACCGCGACGCCGGTCATCACTCTGTCGGGCGACGCGCTGGTGCATCGCCGCCAGGCGACGCTGGGCGACACGCTCGCCGGCCAGCCGGGCATCAGCTTCGATAATTTCGGCGGCGGCGCGAGCCGGCCGGTGATCCGCGGCCAGACCGCGCCGCGGGTCCAGGCGCTGTCGGACGGCGCCAACGTCCAGGACGCCTCGGCGATCTCGCCCGACCATGCCGTCACCACCGAGCCGCTGCTGCTCACCGGCGTCGAGGTGCTGCGCGGTCCCGCCGCCCTGCTCTATGGCGGCGGCGCGATCGGCGGCGCGATCAACCTGCTCGACGAGAAGGTGCCGACCAGGCTTCCCGACGGCGGCATCTCCGGCGTGGCGGAAGGCCGCATCGGCACCGCCGACGACGAACGCTCGCTGGTGGGCGGGCTCACCGCCGGGATCGGCCCCTTCGCCTTCCATGCCGAGGGCGTCCACCGCAGTTCCGACGACTATCGCGTGCCGAAGGCGTTCGGCGCCTCGCGCGTCGCCGGATCCTACAACGACACCTCGACGTTCAGCGTCGGCGGGTCGTGGATCGGCCCCGACGGCTATCTGGGCGTGGCCTATACCCGCCAGCGCAGCGAATACGGCCTGCCCGGCCACTCCCACGACTATGAGGACTGCCACCCGCATGGCACGCACCTCCATTGCGGCGGGCACGGCCATGACGACGACGATCATGACCATGATCACGGCGACGATCACGACCATGATCACGAGGGCGTGCCGTTCGTGAAGCTCCGCAGCGAGCGGTTCGACATCCGCAGCGACTATCGCGATCCGCTGCCGGGCTTCGAAAAGGTCCGCTTCCGCATGTCGTTCACCGACTATGCGCACGACGAGATCGAGGGTGACGAGGTCGCCACAACCTTCAGGAACAAGGCCCGCGACATCCGCCTCGAGCTGACGCACAAGCCCATTGCGGGCCTGCGCGGCGTGTTCGGCGTCCAGCATTCGGAAAGCGACTTCAGCGCGCTCGGCGAGGAAGCCTTTCTCCCCGAAAGCGAGACGCGCAGCACCGCCCTGTTCCTGATGGAGACATTGCAGGCAGGCCCCGTCCGCTTCGAGCTCGCCGGACGTCAGGAATGGCAGACGATCGAGACCTCGCTCAACCGCCGGGTCAGCCACAAGCCGCTCTCGATCTCCGGCGCGGCGGTCTGGGACATCGGCGGCACCTATTCGCTGGCGCTGTCGCTCGCCCGCTCGCAGCGCGCACCCAACGTCCAGGAGCTCTACGCGCGCGGCATCCACCTCGCGACCAATACCTATGAGCTCGGCACCGACACGCTCGGCAAGGAAACGGCCAGGTCGATCGACCTCACCTTCCGCAAGACGTCGGGCGCGACGACCTTCACCCTCGGCGGCTATCACCAGGATTTCGACAACTACATCTTCGCCGAGACGCTCGACCGGTTCGAGGACTTCCGGCTGATCCGCTACACCGGCGCGGACGCGACCTTCACCGGCGTCGACGGCGAGATCCGGCACCAGTTCACGCCGGACTTCGGTGCCTCGCTCTTCGGCGACTATGTACGGGCGAAGCTCAGGCACGGCCTCGGCAACCTACCGCGCATCCCGGCGGGGCGCCTCGGCGGCCGCGCCGACGGCAAATGGGGCGCGCTGTCGGCGGATGTCGAATACTACCATGTCTTCGAGCAGGGCCGCATCGCATCGTTCGAGACGCGGACCCCGGGCTACGACATGGTCAACGCGACGCTGTCCTATCGACTGGACCTGGCTCCCGGAAAGACCGCCGAGCTGTTCGTCCGCGGAACCAACCTCGCCAACGAGCTGGCGTTCAACCACGCCTCGTTCATCAAGGAAGCCTCGCCCTTGCGCGGTCGCAACTTCGTGTTCGGCCTGCGGACAGCGTTTTGA
- a CDS encoding serine hydrolase domain-containing protein, with amino-acid sequence MIEQAFAPAARYLAEGRIPGATLGVVAADGRRWVTYAGKAALVPEPEDLTEDHWFDLASVSKVIATTTMILSLADEGRIDLDRPLTDAIPDLRQYDVANAAERRLTFRDCLAHRTFFPAVEPIYTYGDDPKRLRAFVLQREWRHGAPVYSDINFILLGIAIERVTGAPLSAWPLGPGLSYGPPPGPAVATERCAWRERVLKGEVHDENCAAMGGETGHAGLFGTVAGVLDFAQGLLGGSGASPTMLAAIRTPQYEHRTCGWERKFAGWSGGQACSDETIGHTGFTGTGLWVDFARGIAWTLLTNRVHPTRHFDSGIFQLRPATGDAVIAAFDRL; translated from the coding sequence ATGATCGAGCAAGCCTTCGCCCCCGCCGCCCGCTACCTGGCCGAGGGCCGCATCCCGGGCGCGACGCTGGGCGTCGTCGCGGCCGACGGGCGGCGCTGGGTGACCTACGCCGGCAAGGCCGCGCTCGTGCCCGAGCCCGAGGACCTGACCGAGGACCATTGGTTCGACCTCGCCTCGGTCTCCAAGGTGATCGCGACCACGACGATGATCCTCAGCCTCGCCGACGAAGGACGGATCGACCTCGACCGCCCGCTCACCGACGCGATCCCAGACCTCCGCCAGTACGACGTCGCCAATGCCGCCGAGCGCAGGCTCACCTTCCGCGACTGCCTGGCGCATCGCACCTTTTTCCCCGCGGTCGAGCCGATCTACACCTATGGTGACGATCCAAAGCGGCTGCGCGCCTTCGTGCTGCAGCGCGAGTGGCGCCATGGGGCTCCGGTCTATTCCGACATCAACTTCATCCTGCTCGGCATCGCGATCGAGCGCGTCACCGGCGCACCGCTCTCCGCCTGGCCGCTTGGCCCCGGACTCAGCTACGGCCCCCCGCCCGGCCCCGCCGTCGCGACCGAGCGCTGCGCATGGCGCGAGCGCGTACTGAAGGGCGAGGTGCATGACGAGAATTGCGCGGCGATGGGCGGCGAGACCGGCCACGCCGGGCTGTTCGGCACCGTCGCCGGCGTGCTCGACTTCGCGCAGGGCCTGCTCGGCGGCAGCGGCGCGAGCCCCACGATGCTGGCGGCGATCCGCACGCCCCAGTACGAGCACCGCACGTGCGGCTGGGAACGCAAGTTCGCCGGCTGGTCGGGCGGCCAGGCCTGCTCCGACGAGACGATCGGCCATACCGGCTTCACCGGCACCGGTCTGTGGGTGGATTTCGCACGCGGCATCGCCTGGACACTGCTCACCAACCGCGTCCATCCGACGCGGCATTTCGACAGCGGTATCTTCCAGCTGCGCCCGGCGACGGGGGATGCAGTGATCGCCGCGTTCGACCGGTTGTAA
- a CDS encoding MFS transporter gives MNSTLADTAAISTSPETPAIPPGIGRLLLYGLLGFSAGLPFYMFSTVLVLRLQAHGVALVVLGFFAWVQLLPTFKFVWAPLLDRYDIPGFGRFWGKRRGWIMLAQLGIFTAMAAMAFTASDASLGVTALFAVLLAFWTTTLEVAADAWRIELAPTQEQQGPIAAANLWGYRTAMVAAGSGALLIADQPGWGWTGAYLAIALAAFLPFPILAAMRPDPGHGGGRLAALATGLVASGAILVTAMLVTAVVGWVLLTAAAAAGISDKTNVTPYVLVVCMVPFLIMAAAVPAIRKAPPEAWFRRSVAVGPYVDFFRRYAFAALVLMAFVSIYRMGDVLALNLSKPMIKDLGYSLTQIGRADSLVALVASMVGVGLGGWMAARWPQAWSLAVGAIFAAIGNFGFVWLAHQPTNEWLLYVATAADQFGNGMAGAVFVVYLSLLVNPRYPGAQYAFLSGFAFLLPRLLAGAGGAMVERIGYDNFFLLSGLLSLAAIAFLPVLARIRPRADEEPA, from the coding sequence ATGAATTCGACGCTTGCCGATACCGCGGCGATCTCCACCAGCCCCGAAACCCCGGCGATCCCCCCCGGCATCGGCCGGCTGCTGCTCTACGGGCTGCTCGGCTTCTCGGCCGGCTTGCCCTTCTACATGTTCTCGACGGTGCTGGTGCTCAGGCTCCAGGCGCATGGCGTGGCATTGGTGGTGCTGGGGTTCTTCGCCTGGGTACAGCTGCTGCCGACCTTCAAGTTCGTCTGGGCGCCGCTGCTCGACCGCTACGACATCCCCGGCTTCGGCCGCTTCTGGGGCAAGCGGCGCGGGTGGATCATGCTGGCGCAGCTCGGCATCTTCACCGCAATGGCGGCGATGGCGTTCACTGCCTCGGACGCGAGCCTGGGCGTGACGGCGCTGTTCGCGGTGCTGCTCGCCTTCTGGACGACGACGCTGGAGGTCGCCGCCGACGCCTGGCGCATCGAGCTGGCGCCCACCCAGGAGCAGCAGGGGCCGATCGCCGCCGCCAACCTGTGGGGCTATCGCACCGCGATGGTGGCGGCGGGCAGCGGCGCGCTGCTGATCGCCGACCAGCCCGGCTGGGGCTGGACCGGCGCCTATCTGGCGATCGCGCTGGCGGCGTTCCTGCCCTTCCCCATCCTCGCGGCGATGCGGCCCGATCCCGGTCACGGCGGCGGGCGACTGGCAGCGCTGGCGACCGGCCTCGTCGCCAGCGGGGCGATCCTCGTCACCGCCATGTTGGTGACCGCCGTAGTCGGCTGGGTGCTGCTGACAGCCGCGGCGGCGGCGGGGATCAGCGACAAGACCAACGTCACCCCCTACGTCCTCGTCGTCTGCATGGTCCCGTTCCTGATCATGGCCGCCGCCGTCCCCGCCATCCGCAAGGCGCCTCCCGAGGCGTGGTTCCGGCGCTCGGTCGCGGTCGGGCCCTATGTCGACTTCTTCCGGCGCTACGCCTTCGCCGCGCTGGTGCTGATGGCGTTCGTCTCGATCTATCGCATGGGCGACGTGCTCGCGCTCAACCTCAGCAAGCCGATGATCAAGGATCTCGGCTATTCGCTGACCCAGATCGGCCGCGCCGACAGCCTGGTCGCACTGGTGGCGAGCATGGTCGGCGTCGGGCTCGGCGGCTGGATGGCGGCGCGCTGGCCGCAGGCGTGGAGCCTGGCGGTCGGGGCGATCTTCGCCGCAATCGGCAATTTCGGTTTCGTCTGGCTGGCGCATCAGCCGACGAACGAATGGCTGCTCTACGTCGCCACCGCCGCCGACCAGTTCGGCAACGGCATGGCGGGCGCGGTGTTCGTCGTCTACCTCTCGCTGCTAGTGAACCCGCGCTATCCGGGGGCACAATATGCCTTCCTGTCGGGCTTCGCCTTCCTGTTGCCGCGCCTGCTCGCGGGTGCCGGAGGCGCGATGGTCGAGCGGATCGGCTACGACAATTTCTTCCTGCTCTCGGGGCTATTGAGCTTGGCCGCGATCGCCTTCCTGCCGGTGCTCGCGCGCATCCGGCCGCGCGCCGACGAGGAGCCCGCATGA
- a CDS encoding 2-hydroxyacid dehydrogenase, whose translation MRVAVFGTKPYDRRFLDAANAAFGHDLIYLEPRLDASTVLLATGCEAVCVFVNDRADTAVLERLAAEGVRLVALRCAGFNNVDLAAAERHGIAVVRVPAYSPHAVAEFTIGLLLALDRRIHRAWARVRENNFALDGLIGRNLHGRTVGVVGTGKIGALVARTLRLGFDCEVLAYDIAEDEALVAAGVRYVDLPTLGAEAEIITLHCPLTPATRHLIDADAIARARPGVLIVNTSRGALIDTAALIEGLKSRRIGGVALDVYEQEGDLFFEDLSNEIVGDDVFQRLLTFPNVLITGHQAFLTEEALGAIAETTLQSIADAEAGRPLANRVDTGLVAKG comes from the coding sequence ATGCGGGTGGCGGTGTTCGGGACCAAACCCTACGACCGCCGCTTCCTCGATGCCGCCAATGCGGCGTTCGGGCATGACCTCATATATCTCGAGCCACGCCTCGACGCTTCGACGGTGCTGCTCGCGACCGGCTGCGAGGCGGTGTGCGTCTTCGTCAACGACCGCGCCGATACCGCGGTGCTGGAGCGGCTCGCGGCCGAGGGCGTCCGGCTGGTCGCGTTGCGCTGCGCCGGGTTCAACAACGTCGACCTCGCCGCGGCCGAGCGCCACGGCATCGCGGTGGTGCGCGTGCCCGCCTATTCGCCGCACGCGGTCGCCGAGTTCACCATTGGGCTGCTGCTCGCGCTCGACCGCCGCATCCATCGCGCCTGGGCGCGGGTGCGCGAGAACAACTTCGCGCTCGATGGGCTGATCGGCCGCAACCTCCACGGCCGCACCGTCGGCGTGGTCGGCACCGGCAAGATCGGCGCGCTGGTGGCGCGGACGCTGCGGCTCGGCTTCGACTGCGAGGTGCTGGCGTACGACATCGCGGAGGACGAAGCCCTCGTCGCCGCCGGCGTCCGCTACGTCGACTTGCCGACGCTGGGGGCGGAGGCGGAGATCATCACCCTCCACTGCCCCCTCACCCCCGCGACGCGCCACCTGATCGATGCCGATGCGATCGCCCGCGCGCGGCCGGGCGTGCTCATCGTCAACACCAGCCGCGGCGCGCTGATCGACACGGCCGCGCTGATCGAGGGCCTCAAGTCCCGCAGGATCGGCGGCGTCGCGCTCGACGTCTATGAGCAGGAAGGCGACCTGTTCTTCGAGGACCTCTCGAACGAGATCGTCGGCGACGACGTGTTCCAGCGGCTGCTGACCTTTCCCAACGTGCTGATCACCGGCCACCAGGCCTTCCTGACCGAGGAGGCCCTCGGCGCCATCGCGGAGACGACGCTGCAGAGCATCGCCGACGCGGAGGCGGGGCGGCCGCTCGCCAATCGCGTCGATACCGGGCTGGTGGCGAAGGGTTAG
- a CDS encoding GntR family transcriptional regulator, with protein sequence MNESIPSVSTFTDPSVVAPVDPDHNPTQAVYYWLLRDIIRGVFEPLERLKVEQIVAFYKIGHSPVREAILLLSATGLVVHEHQKGHRVAPVSLAEYRDLISVYRRIYRLTLEMALENGDDAWEEAVVVQLHRSLKVPKLFDSPEHREMWQRAYGNLHHTLLSGCGSPLMVRLWTDLGFRLERYTHLFADRDVDLKLDHHSMHREIVDALVQRDAARLEQLVSELFAMGEGFHKSIAAALAAKESRPAAASPAEGEAPRKRGRPRKIAAQ encoded by the coding sequence ATGAATGAATCGATTCCGTCGGTTTCCACCTTCACCGACCCGTCGGTCGTCGCCCCGGTCGATCCGGACCACAATCCCACCCAGGCCGTCTACTATTGGCTGCTGCGCGATATCATCCGCGGGGTGTTCGAACCGCTGGAGCGGCTCAAGGTCGAGCAGATCGTCGCCTTCTACAAGATCGGCCACAGCCCCGTGCGGGAGGCGATCCTGCTGCTGTCGGCCACCGGCCTGGTAGTGCACGAGCATCAGAAGGGCCATCGCGTCGCCCCGGTCTCGCTTGCCGAATATCGCGATCTGATCAGCGTCTACCGGCGCATCTATCGCCTGACGCTGGAGATGGCGCTCGAAAACGGCGACGACGCGTGGGAAGAGGCGGTCGTCGTCCAGCTCCACCGCTCGCTCAAGGTACCGAAGCTGTTCGACAGCCCGGAGCATCGGGAAATGTGGCAGCGCGCGTACGGCAACCTCCACCACACGTTGCTGTCGGGATGCGGTTCGCCGCTGATGGTCCGGCTCTGGACCGACCTCGGTTTCCGCCTCGAGCGTTACACTCATCTTTTCGCCGATCGCGACGTCGACCTGAAACTCGACCACCACAGCATGCATCGCGAGATCGTCGACGCGCTCGTGCAGCGGGACGCGGCGCGGCTCGAACAGCTCGTCAGCGAGCTCTTCGCCATGGGGGAAGGCTTCCATAAGTCGATCGCCGCCGCGCTCGCCGCCAAGGAGAGCAGGCCGGCGGCAGCATCGCCAGCGGAGGGGGAGGCGCCGCGCAAGCGCGGCCGTCCCCGCAAGATCGCGGCTCAATAG
- a CDS encoding GH92 family glycosyl hydrolase, translating to MHTARSISLVTALALILASPGLAQDVDPFIGTGGEGHTFPGAVAPFGMVQLSPDTDTTCQIRECYGHAAGYRYDDPTIQGFSHTHFSGAGHSDLGDFLVMPVSGDAVPLEPGDAAKPGSGYRSRFSHQNEVAEPGYYAVTLTDPGVRAEMTAGTRVGVHRYTFPAGKAAHLVLDLRTSLYNYPGKVLWSSLRLHPDGTITGTRQTRGWAPDRQLFFAMRLSAPLKDHAFVNTEKDIAYKGFQGPGRGTDTVAERTGRALVGRLDLGPLDKPLEVKVAISSVDEAGAIANLDAEPGDFDAIRAKTTAAWKEALGALQIEAAAPMKTGVMTAFYHTLLAPSVAGDADGRWRGPDNAVHKAEGYTFRSTFSLWDTFRAEHPLLTLVQPEKVNSEIVRSLIDSQRVSPDGILPVWQFQGRETWTMIGYHAVPVIADAWLKGIRGFDGEAALKAMVASATYAPYGGLGDYMKLGYVPIDREPEAASKTVEYAYDDWTIARMAADLGKQDVAAEFRKRAGYWRNSFDAKTGFLRARKADGSFRVPFDPTAINYGSDYTEGNAWQYSWFVPQDQAALFKTMGGDKAAVAKLDAMFDFDNSKIDYSHAEDIAGLIGQYIHGNEPSHHVAYLYNYAGAPWRTQERLKQIVDTMYKPTPDGLSGNDDLGQMSAWLVFTALGFYPVTPGSLEYVIGRPFVDRATLNLPNGKRFTVVADGLSDANRYVGEVLLDGKPLARGYIRHQEIMAGGELRFRMNETPNKSWATSPAARPYSMSTER from the coding sequence ATGCACACGGCCCGCAGCATCAGCCTCGTCACGGCGCTCGCCCTCATCCTCGCCTCTCCCGGTCTCGCGCAGGATGTCGATCCGTTCATCGGCACCGGCGGAGAAGGCCATACCTTCCCCGGCGCCGTCGCGCCTTTCGGGATGGTGCAGCTGAGCCCCGACACCGACACCACCTGTCAGATCCGCGAATGCTACGGCCACGCCGCCGGCTATCGTTACGACGATCCGACGATCCAGGGTTTCTCCCACACCCATTTCTCCGGCGCGGGCCATTCCGATCTCGGCGATTTTCTGGTGATGCCGGTGAGCGGCGATGCCGTGCCGCTGGAGCCGGGCGACGCCGCCAAGCCGGGCTCAGGCTACCGCTCGCGATTCAGCCACCAGAACGAGGTCGCCGAGCCCGGCTATTATGCCGTGACCCTGACCGATCCCGGTGTACGTGCGGAGATGACCGCGGGCACGCGCGTCGGTGTGCATCGCTACACCTTTCCCGCCGGTAAGGCCGCGCATCTCGTGCTCGACCTCAGGACCTCGCTCTACAATTATCCGGGCAAGGTGCTGTGGTCCTCGCTGCGGCTCCATCCCGACGGCACCATCACCGGCACGCGCCAGACTCGCGGCTGGGCGCCCGACCGGCAGCTGTTCTTCGCGATGCGGCTGTCGGCGCCGCTCAAGGATCATGCCTTCGTCAACACCGAGAAGGATATCGCCTACAAGGGCTTCCAGGGCCCGGGCCGCGGCACCGACACGGTCGCCGAACGGACTGGTCGCGCGCTGGTGGGTCGGCTCGACCTCGGCCCGCTCGACAAGCCGCTGGAGGTGAAGGTCGCGATCTCCTCGGTAGACGAGGCCGGCGCGATCGCCAACCTCGACGCGGAGCCCGGCGACTTCGATGCAATCCGCGCGAAGACGACCGCGGCCTGGAAGGAGGCGCTCGGCGCGCTGCAGATCGAGGCCGCGGCGCCGATGAAGACCGGCGTGATGACCGCCTTCTACCACACGCTGCTCGCCCCCTCGGTCGCAGGCGATGCCGACGGGCGCTGGCGCGGACCGGACAATGCCGTGCACAAGGCCGAGGGCTATACCTTCCGCTCGACCTTCTCTCTGTGGGATACTTTCCGCGCCGAGCATCCGTTACTGACGCTGGTGCAGCCCGAGAAGGTCAATTCGGAGATCGTCCGCTCGCTGATCGACAGCCAGCGGGTGAGCCCGGACGGCATCCTGCCGGTCTGGCAGTTCCAGGGACGCGAGACCTGGACGATGATCGGCTATCACGCGGTGCCGGTGATCGCCGACGCCTGGCTGAAGGGCATCCGAGGCTTCGACGGCGAGGCGGCGCTGAAGGCGATGGTCGCGAGCGCCACCTATGCGCCCTACGGCGGGCTCGGCGACTATATGAAGCTCGGCTACGTCCCCATCGACCGCGAGCCGGAAGCCGCCTCCAAGACCGTCGAATACGCCTATGACGACTGGACCATCGCCCGCATGGCCGCGGACCTCGGCAAGCAGGATGTCGCCGCCGAGTTCCGGAAACGCGCCGGCTATTGGCGCAACAGCTTCGACGCGAAGACCGGCTTCCTGCGCGCCCGCAAGGCCGACGGCAGCTTCCGCGTGCCATTCGATCCGACCGCGATCAACTACGGCTCCGACTATACCGAGGGCAATGCCTGGCAATACAGCTGGTTCGTGCCGCAGGACCAGGCGGCGCTGTTCAAGACCATGGGCGGCGACAAGGCCGCGGTCGCCAAGCTCGACGCCATGTTCGACTTCGACAATTCGAAGATCGACTACAGCCATGCCGAGGACATCGCCGGCCTGATCGGCCAGTACATCCACGGCAACGAGCCCAGCCATCACGTCGCCTATCTCTACAACTATGCCGGCGCGCCGTGGCGGACGCAGGAGCGGCTGAAGCAGATCGTCGACACGATGTACAAGCCGACGCCCGACGGCCTCTCCGGCAACGATGACCTCGGGCAGATGTCGGCGTGGCTGGTGTTCACCGCGCTCGGCTTCTATCCCGTGACCCCGGGCAGCCTCGAATATGTGATCGGAAGGCCCTTCGTGGACCGTGCGACGCTCAACCTGCCGAACGGCAAGCGCTTCACCGTCGTCGCCGACGGGCTCAGCGACGCCAACCGCTACGTCGGCGAGGTGCTGCTCGACGGCAAGCCGCTCGCGCGCGGCTATATCCGCCACCAGGAGATCATGGCCGGCGGCGAGCTGCGCTTCCGGATGAACGAGACGCCCAACAAGAGCTGGGCAACCTCCCCCGCCGCCCGGCCCTATTCGATGTCGACGGAGCGCTGA
- a CDS encoding MerC domain-containing protein: protein MFAEEIERSASERRTNVIEGAAVSASLLCLVHCLALPLLLLLLPGVIGLFARSEVFHYVALALVVPSAVAAFWLGYRRHRALRPALLGLAGVGCLVVALLPERAEGAETWFTVAGSLLLVAGHTMNWRLRMAGD from the coding sequence ATGTTCGCAGAGGAAATCGAGCGCAGCGCGTCCGAACGACGCACCAACGTCATCGAGGGAGCGGCGGTCTCCGCCTCGCTGCTCTGCCTCGTCCATTGTCTTGCATTGCCGCTGCTGCTGCTCCTGCTCCCTGGGGTCATCGGGCTGTTCGCGCGGTCGGAGGTGTTCCACTATGTCGCGCTCGCGCTGGTCGTTCCCTCTGCGGTCGCGGCCTTCTGGCTGGGGTACCGGCGCCACCGCGCGCTGCGGCCGGCGCTGTTGGGGCTGGCGGGAGTCGGCTGCCTCGTCGTCGCGCTGCTACCCGAACGGGCCGAAGGGGCCGAGACCTGGTTCACCGTGGCGGGAAGCCTGCTGCTCGTCGCCGGCCATACGATGAACTGGCGGCTGCGGATGGCGGGCGATTGA
- a CDS encoding glycoside hydrolase family 43 protein produces MRPFATWRKWTAGGAAVLMAMLAPATAEAQTARFERFSYEGRSQERVQLRAGEYRNPILSGYYPDPSVTRVGDDYYLVNSSFAHFPGLPVFHSKDLVNWTQIANAIDRPGQLDLAGRAVSEGVFAPDISYHDGLFYIVNTCVGCKGNFVITARNPAGPWSDPAWLPFGGIDPSIFWEGDKAYIVNNDMPAEPPRYEGHRAIWVQEFDWRNLRMAGERTQIVNGGVDISKQPIWIEGPHLFKRGRYYYLIAAEGGTEDKHSEVVFRSESVRGPFMPFPGNPILTQRDLDPARPDPVTSTGHAKFVETQAGEWWATFLGTRPYGPDEYNIGRETFLLPVSWRDDWPVILPHGRPVPFAAPRPKLPAQPRAPLPTAGDFGYVDEFDGKRLALQWVSIRTPKQPFYRLHDGALLLASGAALGDRQGVPAFIGRRQQHHIATVSTILRYRPAKDGDRAGLAAVQNDESWLFFGITRLDGAPAIALYMRDKAKTDTLVASAHVAVDRPITLTIHANGGTLAFDYTIGGERRTLKAGLDATFLSTHRAGGFVGTVIGPYAYAR; encoded by the coding sequence ATGCGGCCGTTCGCAACGTGGCGCAAATGGACGGCGGGCGGAGCCGCGGTGCTGATGGCAATGCTCGCTCCCGCTACAGCGGAAGCCCAGACCGCCCGGTTCGAGCGCTTCAGCTACGAGGGCCGCTCGCAGGAGCGCGTGCAGCTTAGGGCCGGCGAATATCGCAACCCGATCCTCTCCGGCTATTATCCCGATCCGTCGGTGACGCGGGTCGGCGACGACTATTACCTCGTCAATTCGTCCTTCGCCCACTTCCCGGGCTTGCCGGTGTTCCATTCGAAGGACCTGGTGAACTGGACCCAGATCGCCAATGCGATCGACCGGCCGGGCCAGCTCGACCTTGCGGGACGCGCGGTGTCGGAGGGGGTGTTCGCGCCGGACATCTCCTACCACGACGGCCTGTTCTACATCGTCAACACCTGCGTCGGCTGCAAAGGCAATTTCGTCATCACCGCCCGGAATCCGGCCGGACCTTGGTCGGATCCGGCGTGGCTGCCGTTCGGGGGGATCGATCCGTCGATCTTCTGGGAGGGAGACAAGGCCTATATCGTCAACAACGACATGCCGGCCGAGCCGCCGCGCTATGAGGGACACCGCGCGATCTGGGTGCAGGAGTTCGACTGGCGCAATCTCAGGATGGCCGGCGAGCGGACGCAGATCGTCAACGGCGGCGTCGACATCAGCAAACAGCCGATCTGGATCGAGGGGCCGCACCTCTTCAAACGCGGCCGCTATTATTATCTGATCGCGGCCGAGGGCGGCACCGAAGACAAGCATTCGGAGGTGGTGTTCCGGTCGGAAAGCGTGCGCGGACCGTTCATGCCCTTTCCGGGCAATCCGATCCTCACCCAGCGCGACCTCGATCCGGCGCGGCCCGATCCGGTCACCTCCACGGGTCACGCCAAGTTCGTCGAGACTCAGGCCGGCGAGTGGTGGGCGACCTTCCTCGGCACGCGACCCTATGGGCCGGACGAGTACAATATCGGCCGCGAGACCTTCCTGTTGCCGGTCAGCTGGCGGGACGACTGGCCGGTCATCCTGCCGCACGGCCGGCCGGTTCCCTTTGCCGCGCCCCGGCCCAAGCTGCCGGCGCAGCCGCGCGCGCCGCTGCCGACCGCCGGCGACTTCGGTTATGTCGACGAGTTCGACGGCAAGCGGCTGGCGCTGCAATGGGTCAGCATCCGCACGCCCAAACAGCCCTTCTACCGGCTCCACGATGGCGCGTTGCTGCTCGCCAGCGGCGCGGCGCTCGGCGACCGGCAAGGCGTGCCGGCCTTCATCGGACGACGGCAGCAACACCATATCGCCACCGTCTCGACCATTTTGCGCTATCGGCCTGCCAAGGATGGCGACCGCGCCGGGTTGGCGGCAGTGCAGAATGACGAGTCGTGGCTGTTCTTCGGCATCACCCGCCTCGACGGCGCGCCGGCGATCGCGCTCTATATGCGCGATAAGGCCAAGACGGATACGCTCGTCGCCTCGGCGCACGTGGCGGTCGATCGGCCGATCACGCTGACGATCCATGCCAACGGCGGGACGCTCGCATTCGACTATACGATCGGAGGCGAGCGACGGACGCTCAAGGCTGGTCTCGACGCGACCTTCCTCAGCACGCACCGGGCGGGCGGGTTCGTCGGCACCGTCATCGGTCCCTATGCCTACGCGCGATAG